Proteins from a genomic interval of Vicia villosa cultivar HV-30 ecotype Madison, WI unplaced genomic scaffold, Vvil1.0 ctg.000273F_1_1_3, whole genome shotgun sequence:
- the LOC131626187 gene encoding probable LRR receptor-like serine/threonine-protein kinase At3g47570: MIHVHHILFLCFLLHNFHFIICISNNTDKDILLSFKLQLTDPNNVLSNWTTDSNHCTWYGVNCSKAGERVQSLTLSGLGLSGKLPSNLSNLTSLLSLDLSNNTFHGQIPSTFGNLISLETLSLGENKFIGEIPIEFGNLTLLTVIQLARNNLSGTLPPQLGQLHNLQSLDFSVNNLTGEIPSTFGNLISLESLSMARNKFVGEIPIELANLRNLSTLQLSENNFSGKFPTSIFLNLSSLVFLSLTLNNLSGELPQNIGNALPNLTTLAIATNRFDGVIPNSISNSSHLQTIDLSNNRFHGPIPLFNNLKNLTILTLANNFLTSTTSLNLQFFDSLRNSTQLQILKVNYNNLTGELPNSVAYLSSNLQQFCVSNNQLNGSIPKGMKKFQNLTSFSFEWNNFTGEFPIELGTLKKLQQLWIHQNRLFGEIPDIFGNFTNLYQIAMRNNQFTGRIPASIGRCKSLNYLDLGMNRLVGVIPMEIFQLSGLTTLYLRGNSLNGSLPPVLNMEQLEFMIVSDNKLSGNISNIQANGLKVLQMARNKFGGSIPNSLGDSAFLETLDLSSNNLSGSIPENLEELKYLVSLNLSFNKLEGEVPMKGVFMNLSQVDLQGNNRLCGLNNQVMQKLGVTLCVAGKKNKRNNLLLIILPIIAATVLFVSMLSLLWMLYSSKTKKKEEQRSLSKLSSTPLKGLPQNISYDDIRLATNNFSSTNLVGKGGFGSVYKGVFNLNTYESQTTTLAVKVFDLQQSKACQSFSAECETLKNVRHRNLVKVITSCSSTDHKGDDFKALVMHFIPNGNLEMSLYPEDLESGSSLTLLQRLNIAIDVASALDYLHRDCDPPIVHCDLKPLNVLLDEDMVAHVADFGLARFLPQNASEKRSSTRELNGSIGYIAPEYGLGGKASTSGDVYSFGILLLEMLIAKKPTDEMFKEGLNMDNFVLEMDAKQLLDVVDQRLMNHFEYSIQSFSSDSHSGRSGDISYSDGSKTYWTHNAEECIAAAMRIGLSCVAHHPKDRLTMREALSKLHGIKQSVLGL; this comes from the exons ATGATCCATGTACATCATATTTTGTTCTTATGTTTCCTTCTtcataattttcatttcatcatttGCATCAGCAATAACACAGATAAAGATATACTTCTATCTTTCAAATTACAACTAACTGATCCAAACAATGTTCTGTCAAATTGGACAACAGATTCAAATCACTGTACCTGGTATGGAGTCAACTGTTCCAAAGCTGGTGAAAGAGTTCAGTCTCTCACCTTATCAGGACTTGGCCTCTCTGGTAAACTACCTTCTAATCTCTCCAACCTCACTTCCCTCCTTTCACTTGACCTTTCCAACAACACTTTTCATGGTCAAATCCCTTCAACTTTTGGCAATCTCATTTCTCTTGAGACTCTTTCTTTGGGAGAGAACAAGTTTATTGGTGAGATTCCAATTGAATTTGGCAATCTCACACTCCTCACTGTCATTCAATTAGCTCGCAACAATCTATCAGGTACACTTCCACCACAATTAGGCCAACTGCATAATCTACAAAGTTTGGACTTTTCTGTCAATAATCTCACAGGTGAAATCCCTTCAACTTTTGGCAATCTCATTTCTCTTGAGAGTCTTTCTATGGCAAGGAACAAGTTTGTTGGTGAGATTCCAATTGAATTGGCCAATCTCCGTAATCTTTCAACACTTCAACTCTCAGAGAACAATTTCTCTGGCAAGTTTCCTACTTCTATTTTCCTCAACCTCTCTTCCTTAGTTTTCTTATCCCTCACGCTGAACAATCTATCAGGCGAGTTGCCGCAAAATATTGGCAACGCCCTTCCAAATTTAACCACACTTGCTATTGCAACCAATAGGTTTGATGGAGTGATTCCAAATTCTATATCCAATTCATCACATCTTCAAACTATTGATCTTTCTAACAATAGATTTCATGGGCCAATACCTCTTTTCAACAACCTGAAAAACCTCACTATTTTGACACTAGCTAATAACTTTCTCACTTCTACAACATCATTGAATTTACAGTTCTTTGATTCCCTTAGAAACTCCACTCAGTTGCAAATCCTTAAGGTCAATTATAACAACTTGACCGGTGAACTTCCGAATTCTGTTGCCTACCTTTCAAGCAATCTACAACAGTTCTGTGTTTCTAATAATCAGCTAAATGGAAGCATTCCTAAGGGAATGAAAAAGTTTCAAAATCTCACATCCTTCTCGTTTGAATGGAATAATTTCACTGGAGAGTTCCCAATAGAACTTGGAACACTCAAGAAATTGCAGCAGCTTTGGATACACCAAAATAGATTGTTTGGCGAAATTCCAGACATATTTGGAAATTTTACAAATCTGTATCAAATTGCAATGAGAAACAACCAGTTCACAGGTAGAATTCCCGCGAGCATCGGACGATGCAAGAGCTTGAATTATCTTGACTTGGGAATGAATAGGCTTGTCGGTGTCATACCAATGGAGATTTTTCAACTCTCTGGATTGACAACTTTGTACCTACGTGGAAACTCGTTGAATGGTTCGCTTCCTCCTGTACTCAACATGGAGCAGTTAGAGTTCATGATTGTTTCGGACAACAAGCTATCGGGGAACATTTCTAACATCCAAGCAAACGGATTGAAGGTACTTCAGATGGCAAGAAATAAATTTGGTGGCTCAATTCCAAATAGTCTAGGAGATTCAGCATTTCTTGAGACTTTGGATCTATCATCAAACAATCTCTCTGGTTCAATTCCTGAGAATTTAGAAGAGCTTAAGTATTTGGTGAGTTTAAATTTGTCTTTCAACAAATTGGAAGGAGAGGTTCCAATGAAAGGTGTTTTTATGAACCTAAGCCAGGTTGATCTTCAAGGTAACAACAGATTATGCGGCCTTAACAATCAAGTTATGCAAAAGTTGGGAGTCACTTTGTGTGTTGCAGGTAAAAAGAACAAGAGAAACAATTTGCTCCTTATCATACTACCGATTATAGCCGCGACAGTTTTGTTTGTTTCAATGCTCTCTCTGCTGTGGATGCTATATTCCTCTAAGACGAAAAAAAAGGAGGAGCAAAGAAGTTTGTCAAAATTGTCATCAACTCCTCTAAAGGGTTTGCCTCAAAATATATCCTATGATGATATTAGGCTTGCTACAAATAATTTTTCTTCTACAAACTTGGTTGGAAAAGGAGGCTTTGGTTCTGTTTACAAGGGAGTGTTCAACCTTAACACTTACGAAAGTCAAACCACCACACTTGCTGTTAAAGTTTTTGACCTGCAACAAAGCAAAGCCTGTCAGAGTTTTAGTGCAGAATGTGAAACTTTGAAAAATGTTAGGCATCGGAATCTTGTCAAGGTGATCACTTCTTGTTCTAGTACTGATCACAAAGGGGATGATTTTAAGGCCCTTGTTATGCATTTCATTCCTAATGGTAATTTGGAGATGAGTTTATACCCAGAAGATCTCGAGTCGGGATCTTCACTAACCTTGTTGCAGAGGTTAAACATTGCTATTGATGTTGCATCTGCCCTGGACTACTTGCACCGTGATTGTGATCCACCAATAGTCCATTGTGATTTGAAACCACTCAATGTCCTACTAGATGAAGATATGGTTGCACATGTAGCCGATTTTGGATTGGCAAGGTTTCTCCCTCAAAATGCATCTGAGAAACGCAGCAGCACTCGAGAACTGAATGGATCAATCGGCTATATTGCCCCAG AATATGGTCTAGGTGGCAAGGCTTCAACTAGTGGTGATGTGTACAGTTTTGGGATCCTACTGCTAGAGATGTTGATAGCCAAAAAACCAACAGATGAAATGTTCAAAGAAGGATTAAACATGGACAACTTTGTATTAGAAATGGATGCAAAGCAATTACTGGATGTTGTTGATCAAAGGCTTATGAACCATTTTGAATATTCGATACAAAGTTTCAGCAGCGACAGTCATAGTGGTAGATCCGGCGACATCAGCTATAGTGATGGTAGTAAGACATACTGGACTCACAATGCGGAGGAGTGCATAGCTGCTGCAATGAGAATCGGCTTGTCATGTGTAGCACATCATCCCAAAGATAGGTTGACAATGAGAGAAGCCTTATCAAAGTTGCATGGAATTAAGCAGTCTGTTCTTGGCTTGTGA